The stretch of DNA AAGGAACACGGACACACGCAAAACTATGTGGCTAGAAAATTAAGTTTATCACCACAGCGTTATTCGTTAAAAGAAATTGGGAAAGCATATTTCACACTTCCGGAGGCACGCACACTCAGCGAAATGTATGGCATTCCAATTGAACAACTATTCTCAACTGAATTTCCAATTACACAATAAGGAGGGATAACGATGAAACAACAAGTAATTATTACAAAGACAATTGTCGGTTGGTACAACATCAAAGACACTAAACACAATTTGCTTTTGAATGTATCGCCACAAGTATTTGAACAGTATTTTCCTGAAATCAATAATGATGTTCAAATTGCAGTGTTAGAAATGGATCTATCAAGAATTACAGAAATCAAAAATAAGAAAAAGGTAGGTAGTTAAAATGAACCAACAACAAATACAGGTGCTTGATGATATTTATAATACATTGATTGCAGTAAGTGATGATGTAGCAACCGAGTACAAACATAAGATTAAAGATGGCGAAAATGAATGGTATGAAACTGTGAGCCGCGAGAAACATTTAGAATCAATTATTCAGTGGGCTGTACAGCAAATTGAAAATAACTTTGAAAT from Staphylococcus lutrae encodes:
- a CDS encoding helix-turn-helix transcriptional regulator, with product MTKIHYPVLYITRKEHGHTQNYVARKLSLSPQRYSLKEIGKAYFTLPEARTLSEMYGIPIEQLFSTEFPITQ
- a CDS encoding pathogenicity island protein, which gives rise to MKQQVIITKTIVGWYNIKDTKHNLLLNVSPQVFEQYFPEINNDVQIAVLEMDLSRITEIKNKKKVGS
- the tscA gene encoding type II toxin-antitoxin system antitoxin TscA; this translates as MNQQQIQVLDDIYNTLIAVSDDVATEYKHKIKDGENEWYETVSREKHLESIIQWAVQQIENNFEIVEEI